Proteins encoded in a region of the Melospiza georgiana isolate bMelGeo1 chromosome 2, bMelGeo1.pri, whole genome shotgun sequence genome:
- the TOMM70 gene encoding mitochondrial import receptor subunit TOM70 → MAASKPVEVPGGGGTGGLSRWQLALVLGTPILLGAGAVYLWGRRAARRGKGASERKTPEGRASPGPGSESGSGQPDGPGHEEMSPLGRAQAAKNKGNKYFKAGKYELAIQCYTEAISLCPPEKNLDLSTFYQNRAAAYEQLQKWTEVAQDCTKAVELNPKYVKALFRRAKAHEKLDNKKECLEDVTAVCILEAFQNQQSMLLADKVLKLLGKEKAKEKYKNREPLMPSPQFIKSYFSSFTDDIISQPLLKGEKSDEDKDKEGEASEVKENSGYLRAKQYMEEENYDKIISESTKEIEAKGRYMAEALLLRATFYLLIGNASAAKPDLDQVISMEDANVKLRANALIKRGSMYMQQQQPVLSTQDFNMAADIDPQNADVYHHRGQLKILLDQIEEAVEDFDECIRLRPNSALAQAQKCFALYRQAYTGSNALTVQAAMKGFEDVIKNFPRCAEGYALYAQALTDQQQFGKADEMYDKCIDLEPDNATTYVHKGLLQLQWKQDLDKGLELISKAIEIDNKCDFAYETMGTIEVQRGNLDKAIEMFNKAINLAKSEMEMAHLYSLCDAAYAQTEVAKKYGLKPPTL, encoded by the exons ATGGCCGCCTCGAAGCCCGTGGAGgtgccgggcggcggcggcaccggcggGCTGTCGCGATGGCAGCTGGCGCTGGTCCTGGGCACGCCCATCCTGCTGGGAGCCGGCGCGGTCTATCTgtgggggcggcgggcggcgcggcgtGGGAAGGGCGCTAGCGAGCGGAAGACCCCCGAGGGGCGGGCGAGCCCCGGGCCCGGCAGTGAAAGCGGCTCCGGGCAGCCCGACGGGCCCGGACACGAGGAGATG AGTCCTCTTGGTAGAGCCCAAGCAGCCAAGAACAAAGGAAACAAGTACtttaaagcaggaaaatatGAGTTAGCTATTCAGTGTTATACTGAGGCTATCAGCCTGTGTCCTCCTGAGAAAAACCTTGATCTTTCTACCTTCTATcaaaacagagctgctgcctaTGAACAACTG caaaAATGGACAGAAGTGGCACAGGACTGTACAAAGGCTGTTGAGCTCAACCCTAAATATGTCAAAGCTCTCTTCAGACGTGCAAAGGCCCATGAGAAGCTAGACAATAAGAAGGAATGTTTAGAAG ATGTCACTGCAGTCTGCATTTTAGAAGCCTTCCAAAACCAGCAAAGTATGTTATTAGCTGATAAAGTTCTTAAActccttggaaaagaaaaagccaaagagAAGTACAAG AATCGGGAGCCTCTGATGCCCTCACCACAGTTCATTAAATCCTACTTCAGTTCTTTCACAGATGATATCATTTCCCAACCTTTGCTTAAGGGTGAGAAATCAGATGAAGATAAGGACAAGGAGGGAGAGGCTTCTGAAGTAAAAGAAAA CTCTGGCTATTTGAGAGCAAAACAATACATGGAAGAAGAGAACTATGACAAAATTATCAGTGAAAGCACTAAAGAAATTGAAGCAAAGGGAAGATACATGGCAGAAGCTTTGCTTCTGCGAGCTACTTTCTACTTACTTATTGGCAATGCAAGTGCTGCCAAGCCAGACCTAGATCAGGTCATCAGCATGGAAGATGCAAATGTGAAG CTGCGTGCCAACGCTCTGATCAAGCGGGGCAGCATGtacatgcagcagcagcagcccgtGCTGTCCACCCAGGACTTCAACATGGCTGCTGACATCGACCCTCAGAATGCTGATGTTTACCACCATCGAGGACAA CTGAAAATCCTGCTTGACCAAATTGAGGAGGCTGTGGAAGACTTTGATGAATGTATCCGATTGCGACCCAATTCTGCCTTGGCGCAAGCACAGAAGTGTTTCGCTCTG TATCGCCAAGCTTATACAGGAAGTAATGCTTTGACTGTGCAAGCAGCCATGAAGGGCTTTGAAGATGTCATAAAAAATTTTCCCAGGTGTGCTGAGGGCTATGCACTCTATGCTCAG GCACTAACTGATCAACAGCAGTTTGGCAAGGCTGATGAAATGTATGATAAATGCATTGACCTTGAGCCAGACAATGCCACTACATATGTTCATAAAGG TTTACTTCAGCTCCAGTGGAAGCAAGATTTAGACAAAGGATTAGAACTCATAAGCAAGGCCATTGAAATTGATAACAAATGTGATTTTGCATACGAGACCATGGGAACGATTGAAGTGCAAAG agGTAATCTGGATAAAGCCATTGAAATGTTCAACAAAGCTATCAACCTGGCCAAATCAGAAATGGAGATGGCACACCTCTACTCACTCTGTGATGCTGCCTATGCTCAGACAGAAGTTGCAAAGAAGTATGGATTGAAACCACCGACACTGTAA